In the genome of Bacteroidota bacterium, the window ACGGATAAACAAGAAGAAGGACTTAAAGTTAAAAAATAGCAACTAAATGACAGCGAAGCAAATGACCACTAAATGACAAATAAACAAAAAGAAGTACTTAAAGTGCCTAGAGTGCCTAAAGTACTTAGAGTTAAAACTAAAAGCTAAAAACTAAAAACTAAAAGGTTATGTGTTACGGATAAACAAGAAGAAGGACTTAAAGTTAAAAAATAGCAACTAAATGACAGCGAAGCAAATGACCACTAAATGACAAATAAACAGATCCTCCTTCGCTAAAGCTACGGAGGAGAATCTAAACAATTTTTCTTAGTGTTCTTTGCTTGCCCCATAAGGAAGAATGACTGTATCGGGGCGTCTTTGCGAGAAATAAATTTAAACTAAAAAAATATGAAAAAATTTACTCATACTGACAATGAAGGTAAAGCAAAAATGGTGGATGTTGGTCACAAACCCGAACAACTACGAACAGCAATTGCGGAAGGATTTATAAAATTAGATTCTGAAACTGTAAAACTTATCAAAGAAAATAACATAAAAAAAGGTGATGTTCTTACGGTTTCTGAAATAGCAGGTATTCAGGCGGCAAAAAAAGCAAGTGATTTTATTCCTCTTTGCCATCAATTACGGCTTACAAAAATTGATGTAAAAACCGAACTTAAAGAAAATGGAGTATTAGCAAAAAGCAAGGTTAAATGCATTGGACAAACAGGCGTTGAAATGGAAGCACTAACTGCTGTGAGTATTACATTATTAACTATTTACGATATGTGCAAAGCCATTGATAAAAAGATGGAAATTGAAAATATTCGTTTGATTGAAAAAATAAAAGAAAATATTTAATAATAATTTCAACTGATTGTAAATAATTTTAGTAAATTTGATTAAAACTATTAAAGCCTTATACTATGAAAAATAAAAATTTAATACTTGCAATTTTCTCACTTACATTATTTTTTAGTTTTACTGTATCGGCACAAAAAACAGAAAACAAATCTTCATTCTCTTATGATTCCTTCGAGGTAAAAAGTATAAACAATATTATCTCTACTGTTTATGAGCTAATTTCCGGTCATGCAGGAGATAGGGATTGGGTAAAATTCAAAGCATTGTTTTGTTCCAATGCACAATTTACTTCCTTAAAAATAAATGAAAAAGGAAAAGAAGTGTTTTTCAGAGGAGGAATTGATGATTACATTGCTTATCTTAAACCAATTTTAAAAGAGTATGATTATTACGAAAAGGAAACAGGAAGGTCAATTCAGGAATCAGGTAATATCGCTCAGGTTTTCAGCATGTTCGAATCAATAATGCTTGAAGATAACACACCTGAAAATAGAAAAGGTGCAAATTGTTTTCAGTTAATTTATAAAAATAATCGTTGGTGGATTATTAATGTTCTATGGAATAATGAGCCACGTGGGATGTAAATATTTCCGATATTAATTATGAACAAAATAATAGTTTTATCAGTAAATCTATCTACAAATAGAAGTAGAAAATTTCCTCAAAATGAAATTATCATTGAAGAAAATGGTGTAAAAGGTGATGTTCATGCTCAAAAAGGAAACAGACAAGTAAGTTTGATAGACGAATATCATGTAAACAATTTTAAAAAGATAACATCTGCCAGAAATACTGAATTTGGCGAATTTGCTGAAAACATAAGCATTAAAGGATTAGGAAACAAAGTTGTAAGAATATTTGATATTTTTAAAATAGGAGATGTTATCCTTGAAGTTACACAAATCGGGAAAGAATTTCATAGAGAATTTAGTGAAATCGGACATTATGTAATGCCTCGTGTAGGTATTT includes:
- the moaC gene encoding cyclic pyranopterin monophosphate synthase MoaC, which gives rise to MKKFTHTDNEGKAKMVDVGHKPEQLRTAIAEGFIKLDSETVKLIKENNIKKGDVLTVSEIAGIQAAKKASDFIPLCHQLRLTKIDVKTELKENGVLAKSKVKCIGQTGVEMEALTAVSITLLTIYDMCKAIDKKMEIENIRLIEKIKENI